A portion of the Candidatus Sysuiplasma jiujiangense genome contains these proteins:
- a CDS encoding HAD hydrolase-like protein, whose protein sequence is MNYRYKAALLDFDLTLVDMSDIVDWKSAGIEVGSILLRNGFDISGLKYLPVSLLRESARFDSGPERTRKERWSEASHKLCVYECRGAMRASMKDGCMDLLKYLKNRKIMTAITSSNCCEAINSCLRRLDLDGFVDISVSRDDVLWEMKPNPRAVRIALETLSARPEETFGLGDSVVDISAFLACGVTPFGITGGMAAYDELEEAGAEKVFNSLFEVINELDHPTR, encoded by the coding sequence TTGAATTACCGTTACAAGGCAGCACTGCTTGACTTCGACCTCACGCTTGTCGACATGTCTGATATTGTTGACTGGAAATCAGCCGGCATTGAGGTTGGCAGCATTCTTCTCAGAAACGGCTTTGACATCTCCGGACTGAAATACCTGCCTGTAAGCCTGCTCAGGGAGTCGGCAAGATTTGACAGCGGTCCCGAAAGGACAAGGAAGGAAAGATGGTCTGAGGCATCTCACAAACTGTGCGTTTACGAATGCAGAGGGGCTATGAGAGCTTCCATGAAAGACGGATGCATGGACCTTCTGAAATACCTGAAAAACAGGAAAATAATGACAGCCATAACAAGCTCCAACTGCTGCGAGGCGATAAACAGCTGCCTCAGGAGATTGGATCTTGACGGTTTTGTCGACATATCAGTTTCCAGGGATGATGTGCTGTGGGAAATGAAGCCAAATCCAAGAGCGGTTCGGATTGCGCTTGAAACGCTTTCTGCCCGCCCTGAGGAGACATTCGGACTGGGCGACAGCGTTGTGGACATAAGTGCCTTTCTCGCATGCGGCGTAACGCCGTTCGGTATAACTGGCGGAATGGCGGCTTACGATGAACTGGAGGAGGCCGGGGCTGAGAAGGTATTTAATTCACTTTTTGAAGTCATTAACGAACTCGATCATCCTACAAGATAA
- a CDS encoding 2-oxoacid:ferredoxin oxidoreductase subunit beta: MLEKQLIDLKTFESDIRPDWCPGCGDFGALSAVKNALAGLGIEPHNVLISSGIGCSSNFPGYIRTYGHHGLHGRPVPVAVGAKIANPALTVLAIAGDGDEYGIGFNHVVHAARRNHDIKLLVLNNEIYGLTTGQLSPTSKLGQKTKTTPYGSSIYPLNPLSSLLGIGATFVARGFSGQVKPLTRMIEEAIHHRGFALVDILSPCVTWNDIYDEIRAKMYDLDSVKHDSSDFNAAMSRAHESEKIPLGIFYRREDLPTFEEQLKQTNGGIAPVSGVRKFNETERNLALSLFE, encoded by the coding sequence ATGTTGGAAAAACAATTGATAGATCTGAAAACATTTGAAAGCGACATAAGACCGGACTGGTGCCCCGGATGCGGTGATTTCGGTGCGCTGTCTGCCGTCAAAAATGCGCTCGCAGGACTCGGAATAGAGCCGCACAACGTCCTGATCTCCTCGGGAATAGGGTGCTCATCGAATTTTCCCGGTTATATAAGGACATACGGCCACCATGGCCTTCATGGAAGGCCTGTTCCTGTTGCAGTCGGCGCAAAGATAGCCAACCCTGCGCTGACGGTACTGGCAATTGCGGGGGACGGTGATGAATATGGTATCGGTTTCAATCATGTTGTGCACGCTGCGAGACGGAACCATGACATAAAACTCCTTGTGCTGAATAATGAAATATACGGGCTGACAACGGGTCAGCTTTCACCCACTTCCAAACTTGGCCAGAAGACAAAAACTACGCCGTATGGCAGCAGCATTTATCCGTTGAATCCCCTTTCCTCCCTTCTAGGGATAGGTGCGACATTTGTCGCGAGAGGATTTTCCGGCCAGGTCAAACCGCTCACACGAATGATAGAGGAAGCAATACACCATCGCGGTTTTGCACTGGTGGACATTCTGAGCCCATGCGTTACCTGGAACGACATATATGACGAAATCAGGGCGAAAATGTACGATCTTGATTCAGTGAAGCACGATTCTTCCGATTTCAACGCCGCAATGAGCAGGGCTCATGAGAGCGAAAAAATACCGCTGGGCATCTTCTACAGAAGAGAGGATTTGCCGACTTTTGAGGAACAGCTGAAACAGACAAACGGAGGCATTGCTCCGGTAAGTGGCGTCAGGAAGTTCAATGAAACCGAAAGAAATCTGGCGCTTTCACTGTTCGAGTGA
- a CDS encoding 2-oxoacid:acceptor oxidoreductase subunit alpha: MNEMDITIRLGAAAGDGIQSAGEIVTRMLSRSGQYVVTYNGNQSLIRGGHVWFHIHAGNWRVTSLGYGIDYLLALTQLAFDEHVGRINRGGAVIYDPKFVKAGPVPEGVTPVPLPLTEIALKYDKRPLMKNTVGIGAIAGILNIDRRILENVIREQFASKRPEVIEGNVKAAVEGYLKTEVDFVPTKTLEFDYSIRRKYTHANFALAAGAVNAGCRFYAAYPMSPASPILHFMAYNAKKMGISVLLAEDEISAIGSTIGAAFTGARAMCGTSGGGFALMQEAFGMAAMNETPIVVVDVMRAGPSTGLPTKTAQGDLNMMLGISQDDFPRVIIAPRNPEETFNTMSRAFNIAEKYQVPVIVLLDFGIGDGGYSTIENLNFDEDIDRGKLIADVEKNGSAWFRRYQLTEDGISPRVLPGTPNGMFVAKTDEHDEYGHDLSDVEAGLASAVDMRIKMMKKRMGKLNGIAGEMKLPEIAGPKDADLSIVCWGSTSNPVREALRTLWKEGFSVNSIEFTDIFPLRWSEISAMLHSAKRLLDIEANYTGQMAGLIARETGTIIADRLLSYSGEPIEPAEIVNRIKELLKTKAS; encoded by the coding sequence TTGAATGAAATGGATATAACGATAAGACTGGGCGCGGCGGCAGGGGACGGCATACAGAGTGCCGGTGAGATAGTCACAAGAATGCTTTCGAGAAGCGGACAGTATGTTGTGACATATAACGGGAACCAGTCCCTCATAAGAGGAGGGCATGTCTGGTTCCACATTCATGCAGGAAATTGGAGGGTCACGTCCCTCGGCTATGGAATAGACTATCTGCTTGCGCTTACACAGCTCGCATTTGACGAGCATGTAGGCAGGATAAACAGAGGCGGCGCCGTCATCTACGATCCAAAGTTTGTCAAGGCGGGTCCTGTTCCAGAGGGTGTTACTCCCGTTCCTCTTCCGCTTACCGAAATCGCACTCAAATATGACAAGAGACCGCTAATGAAGAACACGGTCGGAATAGGAGCTATTGCAGGCATACTCAACATTGACAGGCGAATACTCGAAAATGTGATCAGGGAACAGTTTGCATCGAAGCGCCCGGAAGTTATCGAGGGCAATGTAAAGGCCGCAGTGGAGGGGTATTTGAAGACAGAGGTGGATTTCGTACCGACAAAGACACTCGAATTCGATTACAGCATTAGAAGGAAATACACACATGCGAATTTTGCTCTTGCTGCCGGTGCAGTCAATGCAGGATGCAGATTCTACGCTGCCTACCCGATGTCTCCAGCGAGTCCGATACTGCATTTTATGGCCTATAATGCCAAGAAAATGGGCATATCTGTTCTGCTTGCTGAGGATGAAATTTCAGCAATAGGGTCGACTATCGGTGCAGCATTCACAGGCGCGAGAGCGATGTGCGGAACGAGCGGCGGAGGATTCGCCCTTATGCAGGAGGCTTTTGGAATGGCGGCGATGAACGAAACACCGATCGTGGTTGTGGACGTTATGAGGGCAGGACCTTCTACGGGATTGCCTACCAAGACCGCCCAGGGGGATCTGAACATGATGCTTGGCATTTCGCAGGATGACTTTCCGCGCGTCATCATTGCTCCGAGGAATCCGGAAGAAACATTCAACACGATGTCAAGGGCGTTCAATATTGCTGAAAAATATCAGGTTCCGGTTATCGTCCTCCTAGACTTCGGCATAGGCGACGGAGGCTATTCCACAATCGAGAACCTGAATTTCGATGAAGACATTGACAGAGGCAAACTCATCGCAGACGTGGAAAAGAATGGCTCTGCCTGGTTCAGGAGATATCAGCTTACAGAAGACGGCATTTCCCCGCGTGTCCTTCCAGGAACACCCAATGGGATGTTTGTTGCGAAAACCGATGAACATGACGAGTACGGACACGATCTTAGCGATGTGGAAGCGGGACTCGCGAGTGCAGTCGATATGAGAATCAAGATGATGAAAAAGAGAATGGGGAAGCTGAACGGCATAGCCGGCGAGATGAAATTACCCGAAATTGCCGGGCCGAAAGATGCTGATCTGTCCATTGTGTGCTGGGGAAGCACATCCAATCCTGTGCGTGAAGCGCTCAGGACGCTCTGGAAAGAGGGTTTCAGCGTCAACTCCATAGAATTCACGGATATCTTCCCGCTCCGATGGAGCGAAATTTCTGCCATGCTGCACAGTGCGAAGAGGCTGCTCGACATAGAGGCGAATTATACCGGACAGATGGCCGGACTCATTGCGAGGGAGACTGGGACGATAATAGCAGATCGCTTACTCTCCTACTCGGGGGAACCGATTGAGCCTGCTGAGATCGTAAACAGGATTAAAGAACTTTTGAAAACGAAGGCGAGTTAA
- a CDS encoding AAA-associated domain-containing protein: MPNPHAGVSEIIGLLEAVNDFDGNVNASVLADDFDLEIDEIYPAIESAEMLGLISTPEGDVRLTDAGRAFLKADIQNRKDILREQMLKVESFSKLIEKLRTSSEHRMKRTEVMKYISDTMKSMHPDLLFTTLTNWARYAELLRFDADEDEVYLVG, from the coding sequence TTGCCCAATCCGCATGCAGGAGTCAGTGAAATTATTGGGCTCCTGGAAGCCGTAAATGATTTTGATGGAAACGTGAACGCTTCTGTACTCGCTGATGATTTTGACCTGGAAATCGATGAGATCTATCCGGCCATCGAAAGTGCTGAAATGCTAGGTCTCATCTCCACCCCAGAAGGGGATGTCAGACTCACCGATGCAGGTAGGGCATTCCTGAAGGCCGACATTCAGAATAGGAAGGACATCCTCAGGGAGCAGATGCTGAAGGTTGAAAGTTTTTCAAAACTAATCGAAAAGCTACGGACATCTTCGGAACACCGGATGAAGAGGACCGAAGTCATGAAATATATTTCAGACACCATGAAGTCGATGCATCCTGACCTGCTTTTCACAACACTGACAAACTGGGCAAGATATGCAGAACTTCTGAGATTCGACGCAGATGAGGATGAAGTTTATCTTGTAGGATGA